From a single Nicotiana tomentosiformis chromosome 2, ASM39032v3, whole genome shotgun sequence genomic region:
- the LOC138905392 gene encoding uncharacterized protein: MGSLSHVEADKVKMTKYLCQLASLQVRLVDAEGGRILVQNTAKSSFVTEVKERQHEDPELIKLRESIPQQRQPLFELIGDGVLRYQGRLCVPSVGELRAKILSEAHYSRYAVHPGATKMYRDLRQIY, from the coding sequence ATGGGCAGTCTAAGCCATGTTGAAGCTGATAAGGTTAAGATGACCAAATATCTATGCCAGCTAGCTAGTTTGCAGGTGCGTTTGGTAGATGCAGAGGGTGGACGCATTCTCGTTCAGAATACGGCAAAATCTTCTTTTGTTACCGAAGTGAAAGAGCGACAACACGAGGATCCTGAGCTTATAAAACTGAGGGAAAGTATTCCACAGCAGCGACAACCTTTATTTGAGCTAATTggagatggagtccttagatacCAGGGCCGCTTATGTGTACCGTCAGTAGGAGAGCTCCGTGCCAAGATTCTTTCGGAGGCCCACTATTCTAGATATGCAGTTCATCCcggagcgacaaagatgtatcgggaccttcgacagatctattga
- the LOC138905394 gene encoding uncharacterized protein encodes MLRQGHLKELLSDRGRTNSVRGHEQHQGPLKPPSPTRTIHMIIGGGDDASINSVKLTTTHKLKRLITRERYDELEESIIFDKLDTNGLAFPHYDALVITLQILDTDVRHIMSSKHMAITLPVLAKGVTQETTFHIMDQDTTYNAIIWQP; translated from the exons atgttacgacaaggacacctcaaagagttgcTGAGCGACCGGGGAAGGACCAACTCTGTCAGAGGACATGAACAACATCAAGGACCGCTGAAACCTCCCTCACCAACTcgcaccattcacatgatcatcggtggtggCGATGATGCTTCCATTAACAGCGTGAAGTTAACCActacccacaagctcaaacggttAATCACCCGCgaacggtatgatgaactcgaagagAGTATCATATTCGATAAGTTGGATACCAACGGTTTggctttccctcactatgatgcccttgttattACTTTACAAATTTTGGATACCGATGTGAGACACATTATG TCAAGCAAACATATGGCGATCACACTTCCTGTCTTGGCCAAAGGCGTCACTCAggaaaccacattccacatcatggaccaagacACGACATACAACGCCATAATATGGCAACCTTAG